Below is a window of Paraburkholderia kururiensis DNA.
TCGATATCGGACTAGTGAACGTAGCGATGATCTCGCTCACGTTGACACACGGCTTCAAGCCGGGATTCTGGCTAGGCCTCGGCTCCTGCCTGGGTGATCTCATCTACGCCGCGCTCGCGCTCGCGGGCATGGCCGCGCTTCTGCAGTTCGCGCCGGTGCGATGGGTGGTCTGGATCGGCGGCGGCGCCATTCTGCTCTTCCTCACGTGGAAGATGGCGAGAGAGGCCATCAATCCTGCCGCGGCCCCCGCCGTGGCCGGCGAAGCCGATGCCAGCACGCCGCACCTCAGTCCCTCGCGCGGCTTCACGCGCGGCGCATTGCTCGCGCTCTCGTCGCCGACCGCGATTCTGTGGTTCGCCGCAGTGGGCGGCGCGCTGATCGCGAAGTCCGGTGCGACAAATGCAGGCGGCGCGGCAGTGTTCCTGACCGGCTTCTTCGTGGGCGGTCTCGCCTGGACACTCTTTCTGTGCAGCCTCGCGAGCCACGGCCGCAAACGGGCGGGTCCAGGGTTGCTGCGCGCGTGTCATGTCCTTTCTGCGCTGCTTTTCGCCTATTTCTCGTGGAGCGTGATCGTGAACGGCTACCACGACCTCATCGTCGTGCAGCACGCGCAGAGCGGCGGCGTACTGTAAACGCGGAACGGCGCAACGGGGGGAACCCTCACGTTGCGCCGTCCGTATCAGAGCTACGTTGGTGCGGTTGCTAGCAAATGCATCGGTCGCCGTCCGGCATCTGGCCGTGAATCAGCGCCTCCAGTGACCGCCTCCCCAATAGCCGCCGTGATGCCAGTACGGCCGGCCCCAGTAACCTCCCACGACCACGCCGGGCGGCGGGCCATAGTAGTAAGCCGGCGCCGGCGCATAGACGACGGGCGGCGGTGGCGGTGCGTAGTAGACAGGCGGCGGCGCTGCGTAGACAGGGTAGGCGGGCGCCACAGGCACCCCGATGCCCACGCCGATCGACACGTGAGCCTCGACCGCACTCGCGAGCCCCAAACCGAGCGCGGCGGCAACAACAAACGAAACAGTCTTCTTCACTTCTCTTCTCCTTGCGGCACGGCACCGTGCCGGCCCGCACGACGGTACTGTCATGCATCTAATGTAACGAAAAGGCCGTTACGCCGCCGACGGCATTTGTTGCAAATTGCAAGGTCCGTAAACGCGTGGGCAAGCAACGGGAACGGCCGCTGTACATTGGATTCACACCGTCCCACCGAATTCAAGATAAATCGAGGCACTTGCTGAGCGGTGTCGATAGTCAAAAGCCGTTTTACCGCGTCGGCTCGCGCGTTCCGTGCCTGACCGGTAATGTTTAATTACAAATTGGGGCGTCAAAGAAGAGACAGCGGCCGCCACGAAAGGCGCGAGGAAAAACAAAACGCCCGGCGTCTGGCCGGGCGCTCGGATCTGTTCGGAAAGCGACTCGCTGAGTGAAGCCCACTCCCCTATCCGACTTTGACGTACGTGAATTCGCGAGTCACGCTCGGCGGCACATAGGCCCCACCAATCTGCACGCGTGGCGTCAGACGTTTTCTTTGGTCCCACCACCGGCGGCGCTGCGAGTGGGTTAGGAACCGCAGGTGTTTCCGGTAAGAAAAGATGCTCATGGTGAACTCTCCCGAAACGAACTGCCGGATAGAACCAACACGACGATCAACCACAACGGAAAGCCGGAACCAGGCAGAAATTGTGCGCCCGTTCCGTCGAGCCAAAGGCACGGCGCGTACATGAGGGGTGGCATCCGCCATACCCGGCCAGGACTGTTCTGAGGAAAGTGTCCGCAGCAACGTACCGGACGGTAGCGGACATCGCACCACGGGCGAGTGTCAAGCGCTGTGGCCGCCCGGACGTGTCACCGGTATCACCCTTTTGATCGGCGATACTCCACCCTTCCGTATTCATTTCGTCGGAGCAGAAACCATGTCTCTGTCCCCACTACCGCGCATCGGGTTCATCGGCGCGGGGCGTATCGCATTCTGTCTCGCGCACGGCTTCTCGCGCGCCAGCTACCCCGTGGCAGCCATCGCGAGCCGCACGCCGGATTCGGCCCGTGCGCTCGCCGGGCAAATCGGCCAATGCGCTACGTACGACGATCCACAAGACGTGGTGGACGCAGCCGATATCGTCTTTCTAACCGTCCCGGACGACGCCATCGGTTCGACAGCGAACAGTCTTCGCTTCGCCCCTTCGCCTGCGCGCGCCGGCGCATGGGCCCTCGTGCATTGCAGTGGCGCGTCGCCTGTGGAACTGCTTTCGGCCGCTCGAGACCAGGGCGCCACCACCGGCGGTTTTCACCCACTCTACCTGTTCGCCGGAAATCTCGCAGACCTGGCGCGCATCGCGGGCTGCTCCGTCACCATCGAGGCGGACGGACCCCTCAAGGAGGCTCTCACGGATCTCTCTCGCGCGCTCGGCTGCCATCCGCTCTCGATCCCGTCTGGCGGCCGCATGCTGTACCACGCCGCCGCGCACTATGCCGCCAGCTTCGCGCTATGCAGCCTCGCGGAGTGCGTCAGCCTGTGGCACAAGCTGGGTTTCGACGAGAACGATGCGCTGCGCGCCGTCCTGCCCATGCTTTCAGGCACGATCGAAACAGCTCGCGACAAAGGGTTGGTCAACGCGCTGGCCGGCCCCGTGTCGCGCGGCGACGCGGGCGTCGTCGAAAAGCAGCTGGCGCTGCTCGAATCGATGGGCGGCGACCATGCGCCGCTCTACGCACTCATGACCCGGCGCGCCATCCGGCTCGCACGCCGGCGCAAGACGCCGCCCGCGACAATCGACACCATGGCGGACGCCGTCGAGGCATCGCTCGCGCGCACGCTCGGCCGCATTCCGGCGGATGCAAGCGGCGAGTAAGCCGTGATAATGTGACGACCGGCGCGGCGCCGCATACTGGCCGCGCGAAGGCGGCGCGGGGCGCCTGCCTTCCGGGCGCTCACGCGAGGCTGCGCCCGACGCGGAACACCATTCGACAACAAGGCCGGCGCATCCACCGATGCGCCCTGAAAGAAAAGGACACGCGATGTTCGGCGATATCGCCCGCTTTCTGCTCAATACCGTTTTCACGTTGTTCGGCGCTGCCCTGCTGCTGCGCGCCTGGCTGCAGTTCGTGCGCATGCCGCCGTACAACCCCGTCTCCAGCGCCGTACTGCAGGTCACCAACTGGCTCGTGCTTCCGCTGCGTCGGGTGATACCGGGCACGCGCGGTATCGACTGGGCGAGCGTGGTCGCAGCGCTGATCGCAGCGCTCGTCTATGTCGTGCTGATGGTGTTGATCGCAGGTGTCGAACCGCTCGGGCTGCTGCCCATGTTGCTCCTCGTTGCCGTGCTGACGGTGGTGAAATGGGCGCTCAACCTGCTCATCTGGCTCACGATCCTGATGGCGCTGCTGTCGTGGCTCAATCCGCGCTCGCCCGCCATGCCGATCCTCTATCAGCTCACCGCGCCGTTCCTCAACCCGCTGCGCCGCGTCGTGCCTCAGGTGGGCGGCGTCGATCTCTCGCCCATCCTGCTCTTCGTCATCGTGCAGGTGCTTCTGATGGTCGTGACGCGACTGGCGGTGTCGCTCACGCTGTTCGGCATTTGAATGCGGCAACGCTCGCGTGCCGCGCCTGCGGCGCGCGAGATTGCGGAATTCACGCAAAACCGCGTAGAATTGCGTGCTCCGCGGGCGTCGTATAATGGCTATTACCCCAGCTTCCCAAGCCCCTGCGCGTTACTCAAACCACTATTCACGCGCGTTCTCACTTCGGGTTTTCTCCCGAGTCCACGAAGCCCCACTGTTCACGCGGGCTTTACGGCGATGCCAGTTTCCATGCTAGCTTCGATTACGGAAGGCTGCTGTCGTGCTGGCTCTAAAGTTCCATTTCCATGATGCGGTTATCCGTGCATCTCGACTGCATTCGGCAGGACTCCTCAAACAGCAAACTCCACTTCCGATCGCGCTGGCCCTTCGGCGGGATTACCGAAGCCCGTTTAGTTCTTAATTACTGTCCGGAGAAATGGCTGTTACTGCAGCGCCTAGATTGCTCCGAAGCGCTTCAATAGTTCGAGCTGTTTCTGCAGTTTCTCGATGTCCATGCTGGAGTCGAGCGTAACATTCACATTAAAGACAGCGCGCGGTCCACTTTGGGTTGTTCCCATCGATGGTGTCGCCGCTGCGATGTTCGCACCATTACCGTTCCCTGCCGCGGCCTCGTTACCCATATCAACGGAAGGATTGCTCTGCCCAGTTTCAGCCACGTCTGTCAATGCGCTTGCTGGTAAGTCGGGATTCATGTCCTCAGCGGGAATCCCAACAGGCATCGCCGAAGCATCGTCCGATGTCATGTGCGTTACACGATCTCCTTCGACAGTCACCAGACCAGCGGTCGTCAGGCCGGAGACATATAAATCCACGCAGGTTTCTGTTTCGTCAGGGTGAACCTTCAGGTCGGCAGCACGTTGCTTCAGCTTGGATTTCGTTACGGTATCACCGTGAAAGGTATCGAACAGTTTTTTGAATACGACCGGTTTTAACACGGCCCTTCTGTACAGCGGGATTAACTCCTCTTGCGGCGCCGCCACGATTTGCTTGGCCAATTCGTCAGCAGAGAAGTTCGACTTCGCGTCGCCCTTCAGGAAGCCATACTGCCTCAGTGCAGACACGCGTACATCTCCCAGACCGGTCTTGGCTCCAACCACACCGGAAAAGATGACTTCCTTCGGTTGCGCGCTAGTGTGCGTCTTGCTAACCAACTTCCGTGCATATCCAAGTGCATCTACAAGCGCTACTCGTGGAAAAATGGTGCCGCCCTTTCGCCCGCCTTTCGGCATCGATCGTGCCTTCTTCTGTGCAGTCGTCATACCTCATCCTTCAGTGCGTTGAGTAGGTCGTCCAATGTAGTGGCCTAATGAACCCGGACACTGATTTAGGCGAGAATGCTCGCCATGGAGAGGTGTCTGATGCCGAAGCAACGTCGTTCGTTTTCCCCCGAGTTCAAACAGCAAGCAGCCAGCCTGGTGCTTGACCAGGGCTATAACTTTTCAGAGGCGAGCCGTTCGGTCGGCGTCGGCGAGACGGTGCTGCGCCGCTGGGTGCAGCAACTTCAGATGGAACGCCAGGGCGTCACGCCGAAGGGCAAGGCAATCACGCCGGATCAACAGCGTATTCAGGAACTCGAGGCGCGTATCGAACGCCTCGAGCGTGAGAAGGCCATTTTAAAAAAGGCTACCGCGCTCTTGATGTCGGAAGGCATCGAACGTACGAAGTAATTGATCAGATTGGCGCAAGCGAATCGGTCGAGCTGATCTGCGCGGTATTCGACGTGTCGCGGTCCTGCCTGTATGCCCACCGAGGGCGAGCCCGACGTGTTGATGCCGAGCGAATGGCACTGCGTAGCCGGGTACACGAGCTGTTCATCGAGAGTCGAAGCTCAGCCGGCAGTCGCAGCATCATGGGCATGATGCGCGAGGAAGGTACGGCGATTGGCCGCTTCAAGGTCAGCCGCTTGATGGAAGAGCTGGGGTTGATTTGCAAGCAACCCGGCAGTCATGCGTACAAACAGGCGACGGTTGAGCGGATCGATATTCCGAACCATCTCAACCGTCAGTTTGAGGTTGGTGCGCCGAATCAGGTCTGGTGCGGCGACATCACGTATGTCTGGGCACAAGGCCGTTGGCATTATCTGGCGGTCGTGCTCGACCTGTTCACGCGGCGAGTTGTCGGTTGGGCTTTCTCGACACGCCCGGACGCCGATTTGGTCGTGCGGGCGTTGGAGATGGCCTACGAGCAACGAGGCCGACCGCAAGGGTTGTTGTTTCACTCGGACCAGGGCGGCCAATACGCAAGCCGGAAGTTCCGTCAGCGTCTGTGGCGCTACCGGGTAAAGCAGAGCATGAGCCGTCGTGGAAATTGCTGGGACAATTCCCCGATGGAGCGGCTGTTCCGCAGCTTCAAGACGGAATGGCTGCCGTCAGTGGGTTACATGTCGGCGCAGGAAGCACACCGGGATATCAGTCACTACCTGATGCATCGGTACAACTGGATACGGCCGCATCAGTTCAACGACGGACTGGCGCCCGCTGTCGCGGAAGAAAAACTTAACGCAGTGTCCGGAATCAGTTGACCACTACACAAGCCGGCCTTATAAGACTTCGAAAAGTCTGCGTACTTCTTGTCGGCGAGAATCTGTGGCATAGGGGACTCATCGAGCTTCAGCGGGAGGATATGGACCTTCCGCCGTTGTACCTCATTGACGAGCGCGTTGTTCAGTTCCTTCTGAACCCAAGGCGAGTTCGCAGAACTCTCACTCATCCCGATCAGGAAGAAATCCGAGCCAGCCAAACCTTGCGCAATTTTCTCCGGTATGGAATCTCCTACCCGTATTCGCTGCTCATCAAGCCACACGTCAACCCCGTTCGCGGTGAGGTCAGCAGCGAGTTGCCGAATGAAGGGCTTGTCAATGGAACTGTGTGACAAGAACGCAATGCGACGTCCCTTCTCGTCCTTGTGACGCTGCTCTTTTTTGCTTTCAGCCGCATCAACAAGATCCTCGGCGATTAGAGCCGGTTGCAATGCACCAAGTGACTGGGCCCATTCAAGCAGAGGATTGATGTCGGCAGGGACAAACGGCGTAATGCCCGCAATGGTCGCTGCCTTGCGAAGAGCAACATCCGTCTTATCACCCAGCCTCAGAAACTGACGAACGCCTGTTAGGAGGGGCAGCCGAACTAGTGCTTCCCTGACCACCGCCTCCTTCTGTTCTTTCGATCCTTTATAGGGATAGGGAAGCACCAAGGCGTAACCTGCGCCGACACTATCAACCATCCCGATCTGGCACGCGTTTTTGAGCAACTTTCCCGCAGTCCTAGGATCAATCCCTGCGAATTGGGCAATCTGACCGTTTGACGGCGTATCCAGCCACGCGATTGCATCCAGGACAATGAATAATGAATCAAGCTTGGCGGGTTCGAATCGCTGTGAATTGGTGGAACTGGAAAGTCTTTTCGCGGGCGATTTCCGTGCAGTGGTTTTCTTCGTCGTTTGCGTCACCATAGCGTTTCTTCGTTAGTCGTAGCGGAATCACTTCAAAAGCATGCAGGGACGGCATTTCCCCCGTGTGTCGCCACTCCGTGCAATCTAACATGTCCACAGGGTATGGCACGACGATCTGGATGATCGATGAGTGCGTAGCCATCGACCTCGGACGACGGCTCCTGACCCAACTCCGATGGCAGGGCCACCGCTCCGTCATCAACCCACGCCAGTTTCGATACCAGAGTCCAAACCACCCCACTCCCCAAACCACCAAAATCCCTGTAAAATTACTGGCTCCGCGGGCGTCGTATAATGGCTATTACCCCAGCTTCCCAAGCTGGAGACGTGGGTTCGATTCCCATCGCCCGCTCCACCAGGCCCCACAAGCCTTGCTGGCATCCCCACCGGCCAGCGCTTCTCCCACCACCAGTCTCCCGGTCAAACAAGTCGAACGGCGACTCGCGCCGCTGCTGCGCTACGCTTGTAATGTGACGCAACACATCCCTCGCCAAGCTGGGAATTTCCACGCGGATCAATTGTCTGTGTACGGTTAATATCCGTTTTCCGCGTGTTCTTTTGCGTGGCCGCACAGATGGACCGCTTCTTCATGTCGCGCTCGCGTGCAATTTCCCTGCTCGTCGAGACTCGCCAATCGATGCTTGCCGAGGCCGACCATTCGTCGTCGCC
It encodes the following:
- a CDS encoding toll/interleukin-1 receptor domain-containing protein encodes the protein MVTQTTKKTTARKSPAKRLSSSTNSQRFEPAKLDSLFIVLDAIAWLDTPSNGQIAQFAGIDPRTAGKLLKNACQIGMVDSVGAGYALVLPYPYKGSKEQKEAVVREALVRLPLLTGVRQFLRLGDKTDVALRKAATIAGITPFVPADINPLLEWAQSLGALQPALIAEDLVDAAESKKEQRHKDEKGRRIAFLSHSSIDKPFIRQLAADLTANGVDVWLDEQRIRVGDSIPEKIAQGLAGSDFFLIGMSESSANSPWVQKELNNALVNEVQRRKVHILPLKLDESPMPQILADKKYADFSKSYKAGLCSGQLIPDTALSFSSATAGASPSLN
- a CDS encoding IS3 family transposase (programmed frameshift), whose translation is MPKQRRSFSPEFKQQAASLVLDQGYNFSEASRSVGVGETVLRRWVQQLQMERQGVTPKGKAITPDQQRIQELEARIERLEREKAIFKKGYRALDVGRHRTYEVIDQIGASESVELICAVFDVSRSCLYAHRGRARRVDAERMALRSRVHELFIESRSSAGSRSIMGMMREEGTAIGRFKVSRLMEELGLICKQPGSHAYKQATVERIDIPNHLNRQFEVGAPNQVWCGDITYVWAQGRWHYLAVVLDLFTRRVVGWAFSTRPDADLVVRALEMAYEQRGRPQGLLFHSDQGGQYASRKFRQRLWRYRVKQSMSRRGNCWDNSPMERLFRSFKTEWLPSVGYMSAQEAHRDISHYLMHRYNWIRPHQFNDGLAPAVAEEKLNAVSGIS
- a CDS encoding LysE family translocator, yielding MPALSMFSDGFFLSLSLCLDIGLVNVAMISLTLTHGFKPGFWLGLGSCLGDLIYAALALAGMAALLQFAPVRWVVWIGGGAILLFLTWKMAREAINPAAAPAVAGEADASTPHLSPSRGFTRGALLALSSPTAILWFAAVGGALIAKSGATNAGGAAVFLTGFFVGGLAWTLFLCSLASHGRKRAGPGLLRACHVLSALLFAYFSWSVIVNGYHDLIVVQHAQSGGVL
- a CDS encoding YggT family protein — translated: MFGDIARFLLNTVFTLFGAALLLRAWLQFVRMPPYNPVSSAVLQVTNWLVLPLRRVIPGTRGIDWASVVAALIAALVYVVLMVLIAGVEPLGLLPMLLLVAVLTVVKWALNLLIWLTILMALLSWLNPRSPAMPILYQLTAPFLNPLRRVVPQVGGVDLSPILLFVIVQVLLMVVTRLAVSLTLFGI
- a CDS encoding Rossmann-like and DUF2520 domain-containing protein; translation: MSLSPLPRIGFIGAGRIAFCLAHGFSRASYPVAAIASRTPDSARALAGQIGQCATYDDPQDVVDAADIVFLTVPDDAIGSTANSLRFAPSPARAGAWALVHCSGASPVELLSAARDQGATTGGFHPLYLFAGNLADLARIAGCSVTIEADGPLKEALTDLSRALGCHPLSIPSGGRMLYHAAAHYAASFALCSLAECVSLWHKLGFDENDALRAVLPMLSGTIETARDKGLVNALAGPVSRGDAGVVEKQLALLESMGGDHAPLYALMTRRAIRLARRRKTPPATIDTMADAVEASLARTLGRIPADASGE